The segment tgattcatatttgatttactAAACAAAGTAGCTTCAGTAACCTCATTCAGTTACAGttaccccccccaaaaaaatagtGTTTCAACTTTTATGTCTGCCTCTTGCCTAATATCCTGCTTAGTAACATTTGAGttctactcagccaacagaaagaaggcagaggCCCGAAAAACAGGTGGAGGgccgccaccaccacctctgACAGAGGCTGAGGAGCTGGGCCTGAGCCAAAATTATGGACGACCAGTGGCTGAAGGCATCCCTGGGCGCAGCTCGTCCGAGACACTCACTCCCCTAGACAAAAGTGCCCATGTaagatgtaagtgtgtgtgaacagtACAGTATAATATGCGAGTGTATGTATGGGACTTAAATGGGCACCTTATTAAAAAGATGGCTAAAACCAATAAAGAAATGGTGTACCTGGACCGCCAGATCAGGAATGCAGACTTGGAAATTCAATTACTAGAACGCCAGCTGAGGTGGGTGCATTGTCAAAGGTGAAATTTGTTAATTTTTGAACAATATTACAAATACTGACTGTTGCATTTGTACTTTATAGGGAATAAAGAAGACCAAATGAAATGTGAgttatttgtcttttatttgacTGGTTTCAATCAGAAAAGTGATTGCGGCAAATGATATCCCTTACGGCCCTTCCATCCTGGACATCTACAGGGTAGATGGGATGGTCATCCTCAGGGTCATTAACTTGTATGGCAGGGTGTTGCTCTCCTCTAATAGTGGCAATATTGCCACACATGCCACTATAATGTCACATGCCCTCTCTGGGGTGACCCTGAGTTTACGCAGACACTGGAACCGGGATTTGAGAATGCCAAAAGTCATCTCAACCCGGGCTCTAGTCCTGCAGTGGGCCCCATTGAAACGCTGTTGGGGGCCCGGCTCAGGGTCAGGGTAAGGGGTCAGTAGAGAGGGCTGGCACGGATATCCTCGGTCCCCAAGTAGGTAGCCATCAAACTCTCCTGCAATTATAATGGATACATTTGGTTGTGTTtaaagagaaagacaatgaaTGATATTTGCACAACGCTTTGGGCTACTTACCACCTGCAAATCTATTGCTCAGGCTACACTCGCGGAAGATCCGGGAATCATGGACGGAGCCTGGCCACTTGGCCTCCACATTAGTGATTATGTGTGTTGCATCACATATGATCTTGAAAGTGCAGAGGATGACATGTTAGTTGCAATATATTGTGATGTATAGTCTGTCACTTTAAGATAAAAGGCTAGTTAATGTACCTGAACATTAATGCTGTGGAAGGACTTCCTATTAACATAGTCCCCCTCATTTTCTGCTGGAGCAGTGATGGGTATTTGGGTGCCATCTATGCACCCTAATACATTGGGAAGCCCTGCAAAATAATAGCTAATTACTGATCTCAGTCTGAGGTTGCAGCAGAATGTCTCTaacataatattaaatataatatacaatACAGAACATGATTTTAGAATATTGTCATTGACTTAAACAGATTTCTACATTAGTTACCTGCAATCCTGTGGAACTCCTCTTTTATGTTCCTCAGAGGTTTGTGCCCAGGGAACACCACCATTATGGGCAGCAGGCGTTTCAGAGCTATTGTCACCTTTCTGACAGCTCTACACACCGTGGCCTTTCCGATGTGTTCAGCATCACCAATATTGTATAAAAAGCTACTGTTCGCAAAAAAACGTAGCGCGATGCACAACATTTGCTCCGATGAGAGCGCACGTCCGCAGTGTgtcacatttcatatgtgtgGCCGGAGAATATTGTTCAGGTAAATGATTGAATTTAATGAGAAACGGTACCGTTCAAACAGATATTTATTTGGGAAAGACAGCACATCTAAACGGGGTCTAAAGATCCTCTCCCGGCGTAAGGCATTACGAATTAATTCTGCCTCGATATCAATCGGATTTCCTATATACGGACAACCCATGTCTGTCTGCCAGCTTGCTTCAGTAGGGGGGAGACAGGGTGAACTCAGGGTTTCTTAAAGAAAACCTGGTagcgagcaggttaggttcacagagtcagttgccatggtgactgactcagagtttgacttacctctctttctggaagtgaaaacccagagtttccctcatttcagggttaacatactctgagttttcactaaacccactttctggaatacccctctggaAACAGTACAAAGTACAAACTCGTCTGCATGGAGCTCATCAAACTGAAGTTAGCAGAGAATCCATCCTGTGATTGAAGGGTACTGAATGTAAACGTGTAAGTGCGTTGGCTAAATACACAGGagattgaaaaaatatatactacTCTTTATTTGAAACTAAAGTTGGCTCAGGTGTgattctttttttcatgatgacACCTGCATCACGTTTTCTTTCTGTAGTGTCACAATAACCCCACATAATCAATTTTTTATCCACTGGAAGGCAGCACAACAACCTAGATGCACAACAATGACTTGTTATCAAGTCCTACAGTGTATTGGTGATATGGCTAACCAGTTAGCACATACCtgttatttatgcatttaataGACCCCTTTGGGGCCTACCAATAAACATCATACTATTaactaaaagtaaaagggtctataatcACAgcgcaacattagcatttattttgaGTCGTGTTTGTTTCCAGTGGATGAATATAAGTTCAATATGCACTCTctttttagctttgtttttggtctccaccaactcctcaaaaaaaaaatggagaggaTGCTGTTGGaagcaagatgcctgccaagctgcagaccactgttcaagaacaacaaacaacaaaactgtttgGTTTTTCAgtgagtcatcactgtgtttccagctgttttTTAGTCACTAAATGTGGGTGGTTTTTAGCGACCCATTGCTGCGTTTtcagccaggatagtgccacagaaAACAGGAATTTTAAGCCACTAAattatcttttcctaaccattaccaagtgttttttgtagtGGTGGCACTAGCACATTTGGTTTCCAAGGCAAGCCTCCATTTCCTCCAacctctgcaaaacaaacaaacaaacaaacaaacaaacaaacaaacaaacaaaaaccataTTGGTTGCTGCTGTTCAACAATCGGaatattgcacttttttttttttttttttttttaccaaaatgcAAGAATTTTAGGCAGCAGTAGCTCaatccatagggacttggcttgggaactggagggtcacccgttcaagtccccgtccggaccaaatatggagcatggacttttggctggagaggtgcccttgagcaaggcaccgaaccccccaaccactcggggcgcctgtccatggcAGCCCCCTCcccctgacatctctccactttgtgcatgtataggtcctgtttgtgcatgtgtgtgtatttcagacctgtgtgttaaagacaacggagtgaaa is part of the Epinephelus moara isolate mb chromosome 22, YSFRI_EMoa_1.0, whole genome shotgun sequence genome and harbors:
- the LOC126384094 gene encoding putative nuclease HARBI1; amino-acid sequence: MLCIALRFFANSSFLYNIGDAEHIGKATVCRAVRKVTIALKRLLPIMVVFPGHKPLRNIKEEFHRIAGLPNVLGCIDGTQIPITAPAENEGDYVNRKSFHSINVQIICDATHIITNVEAKWPGSVHDSRIFRECSLSNRFAGGEFDGYLLGDRGYPCQPSLLTPYPDPEPGPQQRFNGAHCRTRARVEMTFGILKSRFQCLRKLRVTPERACDIIVACVAILPLLEESNTLPYKLMTLRMTIPSTL